A stretch of the Desulfuromonas sp. TF genome encodes the following:
- a CDS encoding ATP-binding protein → MEDLYQKIVQGFSATSGEEFLYLLCELFAKALDIDSVLLGEVAEDSPERIKIIAAYPKEMATEIQEVPCSETVWGKVLEKGVCRYPEKVRQEFPQDPLLARLEAESLLGVPLLDSGGKTLGFMAVIGRLPIRTMNRMEMVLSVFSVRAATEIERRRVTEALRISEERFQVIANYTFDWEYWLAPDGRLLWTNPSVLRITGYSPEECLNMPDFPRTLIHEEDRETDAKGCLQSFSKRTSDNNIHFRICKKNGSVLWVAASWQPIFNVEKEYLGIRASIRDISKRKEAVEKLEATNRELDAFVYTVSHDLRTPLTPIIGFSEFLRENYREQLDDKGLDILVEIEKQARRMLALMEDLLDLARIGRIERSAEPIDAFEVLNDVLFDLGSLIASSGHSVKKEELPATHVPKSLLYQVFENLIGNALRYAGPMGGPIEVGGERQGRRVRYFVRDHGRGIPPAERDRIFEAFFRGDSGKKSMGTGIGLATVQKIARLYGGEAWMEETPGGGCTFWFETMVDASEVL, encoded by the coding sequence GTGGAAGATTTATATCAGAAAATCGTCCAGGGATTCTCTGCGACAAGTGGCGAAGAATTTCTCTACTTGTTGTGCGAGCTTTTCGCCAAAGCCTTGGATATCGATTCAGTCTTACTGGGTGAGGTGGCTGAAGACTCACCGGAACGAATTAAAATCATCGCCGCATACCCAAAGGAAATGGCGACAGAAATACAAGAGGTTCCGTGCTCAGAAACGGTATGGGGGAAAGTTCTCGAAAAGGGGGTCTGTCGGTATCCTGAAAAGGTGCGTCAGGAATTTCCCCAAGATCCACTGTTGGCGAGACTAGAGGCGGAGAGCCTCCTTGGTGTGCCTCTTTTAGATTCGGGCGGGAAAACCCTGGGGTTTATGGCGGTCATAGGCCGACTGCCGATAAGAACAATGAATCGGATGGAAATGGTGCTGTCCGTATTCTCGGTGCGGGCCGCGACGGAGATCGAACGCCGTCGGGTAACCGAGGCGCTCCGAATAAGCGAGGAACGCTTTCAGGTAATCGCCAACTACACCTTCGACTGGGAATACTGGCTGGCTCCGGATGGACGCCTGCTCTGGACCAATCCTTCCGTACTGCGGATCACCGGGTACTCCCCAGAGGAATGCCTAAATATGCCTGACTTCCCGCGAACTCTGATCCATGAAGAAGACCGGGAAACTGACGCCAAGGGTTGTCTTCAAAGCTTTTCGAAGCGAACTTCTGATAATAATATACATTTTCGCATTTGTAAAAAAAACGGTTCAGTGTTGTGGGTAGCCGCTTCCTGGCAGCCGATTTTCAACGTAGAAAAAGAATACCTCGGCATCCGCGCCAGTATCCGGGATATCAGCAAACGCAAAGAGGCCGTGGAAAAGCTCGAAGCGACAAATCGGGAATTGGATGCGTTCGTCTACACGGTGTCCCACGATTTGCGCACACCACTGACCCCCATCATCGGGTTCTCGGAATTTCTCCGAGAGAACTACCGGGAACAGTTGGATGACAAAGGTTTGGACATTTTGGTTGAGATAGAAAAGCAGGCAAGACGGATGCTTGCTCTGATGGAGGATCTCTTGGACCTAGCTAGGATTGGACGAATCGAGCGATCAGCGGAACCGATTGACGCCTTTGAGGTGTTGAATGATGTTTTGTTCGACCTGGGAAGCTTAATCGCTAGTTCTGGGCATTCAGTAAAGAAAGAGGAATTGCCCGCCACACACGTTCCGAAGTCACTCCTCTACCAGGTCTTCGAAAACCTGATTGGAAACGCGCTGCGATATGCTGGCCCGATGGGCGGGCCCATCGAAGTGGGAGGGGAGCGCCAGGGACGACGGGTGCGCTATTTCGTTCGCGATCACGGCCGGGGAATTCCGCCGGCAGAGCGCGATCGTATCTTTGAAGCCTTTTTCCGTGGAGACTCCGGAAAAAAATCGATGGGCACCGGGATTGGGCTTGCCACAGTCCAGAAGATCGCTCGTCTCTACGGGGGAGAGGCTTGGATGGAAGAGACACCAGGCGGGGGTTGCACGTTCTGGTTTGAAACAATGGTCGATGCTTCGGAAGTGCTATAA
- a CDS encoding DUF2179 domain-containing protein — protein sequence MFASSASEQGLLPMLVVPFLVFFARILDVSIGTLRITFVSRGLKYLAAPLGFVESFIWVLAIAQVMQHLTNWGTYFAFALGFSAGNYVGLLLEERLAVGNLIIQTITCGEAPALTKALWNAGFGVTSVEAKGETGPVKVILTIVKRRDLDMVIHLIKQFHPDAFYTIEDIRFFKETVRIHPQHERKQVSSCFCQSVNKMKSERIV from the coding sequence ATGTTCGCATCATCTGCTTCAGAACAGGGGCTTCTGCCAATGTTGGTGGTTCCTTTTCTGGTTTTTTTTGCACGCATCCTCGATGTCAGCATCGGCACCCTGCGCATCACCTTCGTCTCCCGGGGATTGAAGTATCTGGCGGCTCCGTTAGGTTTCGTCGAATCGTTCATCTGGGTCTTGGCCATCGCTCAAGTCATGCAGCATTTGACAAACTGGGGGACCTATTTCGCCTTCGCCCTTGGTTTCAGTGCCGGCAATTATGTAGGACTTCTATTGGAAGAGCGCCTTGCAGTGGGCAACCTCATCATTCAAACCATTACCTGCGGCGAAGCACCAGCGCTGACAAAGGCACTTTGGAATGCAGGTTTTGGCGTCACCAGTGTTGAAGCTAAGGGAGAAACCGGGCCGGTTAAGGTTATTCTCACTATTGTCAAAAGACGCGACTTAGACATGGTTATCCATTTGATCAAACAATTTCATCCCGACGCTTTTTATACCATAGAGGACATCAGATTTTTCAAAGAGACAGTACGTATTCATCCTCAGCATGAGAGAAAACAGGTTTCCAGTTGTTTTTGTCAATCTGTCAATAAGATGAAATCGGAACGGATCGTTTAA
- the rnk gene encoding nucleoside diphosphate kinase regulator encodes MKERTIYITEPDFEKLEGLLDGMKKTGFRDRDDLTSLEEELDKSKVVAQREVPPDVVTINSRVRFRDLDSDQEMIVTLVFPNNANFSEGRISVTSQIGTALLGYAVGDIIEWKVRAGTKTIQIEEIIYQPEAAGDYHL; translated from the coding sequence ATGAAAGAAAGAACGATTTACATCACTGAGCCAGATTTCGAAAAACTTGAAGGACTTCTCGATGGTATGAAAAAGACTGGTTTTCGTGACCGGGACGATTTAACCAGTCTTGAGGAAGAACTTGATAAATCCAAAGTCGTCGCCCAACGGGAGGTACCGCCCGATGTAGTCACCATCAACTCTCGGGTCAGATTCCGAGACTTGGACTCCGATCAGGAGATGATTGTGACCTTGGTTTTCCCCAACAATGCGAACTTTTCCGAAGGCCGAATTTCAGTGACCTCGCAAATCGGGACGGCGTTGCTCGGTTATGCCGTGGGGGACATCATTGAATGGAAGGTTCGTGCTGGCACCAAAACCATCCAAATCGAGGAGATTATTTACCAGCCTGAAGCGGCCGGCGATTATCACTTGTAG
- a CDS encoding rod shape-determining protein: protein MLRFLVNPLEDMKDSHMKNHRARFACRNEVAIDVGTAFIRLATTKFGVVVIPTMLMSEPPLQHGVVANPQKLTEIVRPYLNRVRKLGLLRPRVIVGSPTDAAEEERETLMAALFAADAASVEIVSEPFAAAIGIGMDFSSPYTQLIVDVGDA, encoded by the coding sequence ATGCTTCGTTTTTTAGTCAATCCCTTAGAGGATATGAAGGACTCGCATATGAAAAATCATAGAGCTCGATTTGCCTGTCGCAACGAGGTGGCTATTGATGTAGGCACGGCGTTTATTCGCTTGGCCACAACAAAATTCGGAGTCGTGGTCATTCCAACGATGTTGATGTCCGAACCTCCCCTGCAACATGGAGTGGTGGCTAATCCACAAAAACTAACCGAAATCGTTCGACCCTATCTGAACAGGGTCAGAAAATTGGGCCTTCTCAGACCCCGAGTCATTGTCGGTTCCCCCACTGATGCTGCGGAGGAAGAACGGGAGACGCTCATGGCAGCCTTGTTCGCTGCAGATGCCGCCAGTGTGGAAATTGTCTCCGAACCTTTCGCGGCTGCCATCGGTATCGGAATGGATTTTTCCAGCCCTTACACACAGTTGATTGTGGATGTGGGAGATGCGTGA
- a CDS encoding RNA polymerase sigma factor, with translation MAVAERIGAPSGEEISDQDVVDRVRNGDGASFELIMRRHNRRLYRIARGILRNEAEAEDAVQEAYVRAYEKLDRFKGDGYFSAWLAKITVNEALGRLRGAASAKNSLSLDDPEQANEVNSMAELTFSGPNPEQSVARGEFRRLLESAIDDLPESYRLVFILRGLEEMTVAETADCLEVEPATVKTRYHRARKILQQSLAGLVEATAGEAFPFAGERCDRIVAGVLRRLGIRGQQ, from the coding sequence ATGGCCGTGGCAGAGAGGATTGGTGCACCATCGGGCGAGGAGATTTCTGACCAAGATGTCGTAGACCGCGTCCGCAACGGGGACGGCGCCAGCTTCGAGTTGATCATGCGTCGGCATAACCGGCGCCTCTACCGCATCGCCCGGGGGATTCTGCGCAACGAGGCCGAGGCCGAAGACGCCGTCCAGGAGGCCTACGTGAGGGCCTATGAGAAACTGGATCGATTTAAGGGGGATGGCTATTTTTCCGCCTGGTTGGCCAAAATCACCGTCAACGAGGCGCTGGGGCGCCTGCGGGGGGCAGCTTCCGCAAAAAACAGCCTTTCGCTGGACGACCCGGAACAAGCAAATGAGGTGAATTCCATGGCGGAACTGACCTTTTCCGGACCCAACCCGGAACAGAGCGTTGCGCGGGGAGAATTCCGCCGGTTGCTGGAATCAGCCATCGATGACCTTCCTGAATCCTACCGGTTGGTTTTCATTCTGCGCGGGCTGGAAGAGATGACCGTGGCGGAGACCGCCGATTGTCTGGAAGTGGAACCGGCCACTGTCAAGACGCGCTACCACCGGGCGCGGAAAATACTGCAACAGAGCCTTGCCGGCCTGGTGGAGGCGACGGCCGGCGAAGCCTTCCCCTTCGCCGGGGAGCGCTGCGACCGGATCGTCGCCGGAGTCCTCCGGCGGCTCGGCATCCGTGGCCAGCAATGA
- a CDS encoding plastocyanin/azurin family copper-binding protein → MISRRGLLQAGGLWLAGLAVGRIGWSAEEGEVIEILMRSDPAGSHVVFDPIGLLVRPGQRVRWVNDGNNVHTVTAYHPANAQHPLRIPAAASPWDSGYLVNPGDSFEVQLTIEGIHDYYCTPHEAAGMVGRIVVSRSNGGHLPAFEPYPDDHGNPQWRKVPEAALRNFPTVETILKKGRVNMAKTS, encoded by the coding sequence ATGATCAGCCGAAGAGGACTTCTGCAGGCCGGCGGCCTCTGGCTGGCCGGCCTGGCCGTCGGGCGAATTGGCTGGAGCGCCGAAGAAGGTGAGGTGATCGAGATCCTCATGCGCAGCGATCCGGCGGGTTCCCATGTCGTCTTCGACCCCATCGGCCTGCTGGTCCGCCCGGGCCAGCGGGTCAGATGGGTGAACGATGGGAACAACGTGCACACCGTCACCGCCTATCATCCGGCCAATGCTCAACATCCCCTGCGCATCCCCGCAGCCGCCTCCCCATGGGACTCCGGTTATCTGGTGAACCCCGGCGACAGCTTTGAAGTGCAGTTAACGATCGAAGGGATTCACGATTATTACTGCACACCCCATGAGGCTGCCGGCATGGTAGGCCGGATTGTCGTTTCCAGGTCAAACGGGGGTCATTTACCCGCCTTTGAACCCTATCCGGATGACCACGGGAATCCGCAGTGGAGAAAAGTCCCCGAGGCGGCCTTACGGAATTTCCCCACGGTCGAAACGATCCTGAAAAAGGGAAGGGTCAACATGGCCAAAACGTCTTAA